A genomic stretch from Anopheles nili chromosome X, idAnoNiliSN_F5_01, whole genome shotgun sequence includes:
- the LOC128729122 gene encoding serine/threonine-protein kinase ULK3, whose product MSESKITEYKLLERLGSGTYAIVYRAMRKTSKEILAVKVVAKSNLSYTAMDNIISEISLLKKLKHRHIVEMRDFLWDEQNIYIIMEYCNGGNLSSYIKQHRMLPEVTCKRFLQQLALALRYMRENDVSHLDLKPANLLLTKEAGTCTLKVGDFGFAQRLKLNQENTAVKGSPLYMAPEILLSKSYGPAADLWSVGVILYECLFGKAPYSSTTLHELAARIHNNDPITIPGNPVLSTDCRKFLTELLQRNPANRITFEKFFDHPFLDLEHVACEENLEKAIRLINEAIELEQRQDVHGAYRSYCQGLQYFVPITRAEQDPAKKQLLRQRVQTYLNRAETLKQHIYAKSQPSVALSANASSIGSSDRSNNAATSSNAPDVTKAPISASTGSDPLVELGQKFETLAMALQTACKADQDASENRLDTALDGYTTALGMLIPALHLDISPPQKSLLRQRIVHWMEEAEHIKSIRSAQIMQEMESTEANSYGCTIQ is encoded by the exons ATGAGCGAATCGAAAATTACGGAATACAAGCTGCTCGAGCGGCTCGGCAGCGGAACATACGCAATAGTATACAGAGCGATGCGAAAG ACTTCTAAAGAGATTCTTGCAGTTAAGGTCGTGGCCAAGAGCAACTTATCCTATACAGCCATGGACAACATAATTAGCGAAATAAGCCTGCTGAAGAAGCTGAAACATCGGCACATTGTCGAGATGCGAGATTTTCTATGGGACGAGCAGAACATATACATCATAATGGAGTACTGCAACGGTGGCAACCTCTCGTCCTACATTAAGCAACACCGAATGCTCCCAGAGGTCACCTGTAAGCGGTTTTTGCAACAACTGGCGCTGGCACTGCGGTACATGCGGGAAAATGACGTCAGCCACCTGGACCTAAAGCCGGCTAACTTGCTGCTCACGAAGGAAGCCGGCACGTGCACGCTGAAAGTGGGCGATTTCGGATTCGCGCAGCGTTTGAAGCTCAACCAAGAGAACACGGCCGTTAAGGGCTCACCGTTGTACATGGCACCCGAGATTTTGCTCAGCAAATCATACGGCCCCGCGGCCGATCTTTGGAGCGTTGGTGTGATTCTCTACGAGTGCCTTTTCGGGAAAGCCCCATACAGCTCGACCACGCTGCACGAGTTGGCCGCGCGCATTCACAACAATGATCCGATCACCATTCCAGGAAATCCGGTCCTATCAACCGACTGCCGAAAGTTTCTAACCGAGCTGCTGCAGCGCAATCCGGCGAACCGGATCACGTTCGAGAAGTTCTTCGATCATCCGTTTCTTGATCTCGAGCATGTGGCGTGCGAAGAAAATCTGGAAAAAGCCATACGACTCATAAACGAGGCGATCGAGCTGGAACAGCGGCAGGATGTGCATGGTGCCTACCGCTCGTACTGCCAGGGACTGCAGTATTTCGTGCCGATCACGCGAGCCGAGCAGGATCCGGCCAAAAAGCAACTGCTCCGTCAGCGCGTCCAAACGTACCTAAATCGGGCCGAAACACTGAAGCAGCATATTTACGCAAAAAGCCAGCCATCAGTCGCGCTTTCAGCGAACGCGTCGTCGATCGGATCATCGGATCGATCGAATAATGCAGCGACTAGTTCAAACGCGCCAGATGTCACCAAAGCACCGATTTCTGCCTCTACCGGATCTGATCCGCTAGTCGAGTTGGGTCAGAAATTCGAAACGCTTGCTATGGCCCTCCAAACCGCCTGTAAAGCCGATCAGGATGCATCCGAGAACCGCCTGGATACAGCACTCGATGGCTATACGACCGCACTTGGCATGCTTATCCCAGCACTGCACCTGGACATTTCACCGCCACAGAAAAGCCTACTGCGCCAGCGGATAGTCCATTGGATGGAGGAAGCAGAGCACATCAAGTCGATTCGGTCGGCGCAAATCATGCAGGAGATGGAGAGCACCGAGGCGAACAGCTATGGCTGCACCATTCAGTAG
- the LOC128728630 gene encoding mitochondrial coenzyme A transporter SLC25A42 produces the protein MATSVKQMSAALLPASSSDIMASNRQTPEPVPARPDGLNNRDVVLTSLIAGASAGALAKTTIAPLDRTKINFQINKDVPYTFRAALGFLRNTYVREGFLALWRGNSATMARIIPYSAIQFTAHEQWKKILQVDLHSDTEVRRFLAGSLAGITSQSLTYPLDLARARMAVTDKYSGYKTLREVFVKIWQCEGPRTLYRGYWATILGVIPYAGTSFFTYDTLKNEYYKRTGDKSPNTVISLTFGAVAGVIGQSSSYPLDIVRRRMQTTGVTAQCADQYLTIGRTLIKIYKEEGLIGGFYKGLSMNWIKGPIAVGISFATYDHIKHLLREVIHMRSSGQAR, from the exons ATGGCTACCAGCGTCAAGCAAATGTCCGCTGCTTTGCTGCCGGCCAGTAGCTCTG ACATAATGGCAAGCAATCGACAAACGCCAGAACCGGTTCCGGCTCGACCGGACGGTCTCAACAACCGGGATGTGGTACTGACGAGCCTGATCGCAGGTGCGTCCGCGGGTGCCTTAGCAAAAACGACCATTGCTCCGCTGGATCGGACGAAGATCAACTTCCAAATCAA TAAAGACGTTCCCTACACCTTCCGAGCGGCACTCGGTTTCCTGCGAAATACGTACGTTCGTGAGGGTTTCCTGGCGCTGTGGCGCGGAAATTCAGCCACAATGGCCCGCATCATACCGTACTCGGCCATCCAGTTCACGGCTCACGAGCAATGGAAAAAGATCCTGCAGGTGGATCTGCATTCCGA CACGGAAGTACGTCGGTTTCTGGCGGGTTCGTTGGCTGGCATCACGTCCCAGTCACTGACATACCCGCTCGATCTCGCCCGAGCCCGGATGGCCGTGACAGACAAGTATTCTGGCTACAAAACCCTGCGCGAGGTGTTTGTAAAGATCTGGCAGTGCGAAGGACCACGTACGCTCTACCGCGGATACTGGGCCACCATCCTGGGCGTCATCCCGTACGCTGGCACGTCGTTCTTCACCTACGACACACTCAAAAACGAATATTACA AACGCACGGGAGACAAATCGCCAAACACTGTGATATCGCTCACGTTTGGGGCGGTGGCAGGCGTCATCGGACAATCGTCCAGCTACCCGCTGGATATCGTACGACGGCGTATGCAAACGACTGGCGTAACGGCTCAGTGTGCCGACCAGTACCTCACGATCGGCAGGACTCTGATCAAGATCTACAA GGAGGAAGGTCTCATCGGTGGCTTTTATAAGGGCTTGAGCATGAACTGGATCAAGGGCCCCATCGCCGTGGGTATCAGCTTTGCGACCTACGACCACATCAAGCACCTACTCCGGGAAGTCATACACATGCGGAGCAGCGGCCAGGCCCGGTAA
- the LOC128729138 gene encoding uncharacterized protein LOC128729138, whose translation MAKVKMFITRNLVTIVMIPSLIGLHWAWDSLQRNKALVSDQERKDLPLVIAVKTLWQSVADKTEPAPDKSQ comes from the exons ATGGCCAAGGTTAAAATGTTCATCACACGAAATCTGGTTACCATCGTTATGATTCCATCCCTGATCGGCTTGCACTGGGCGTGGGATTCGCTGCAGCGCAACAAGGCCCTAGTCTCGGACCAAGAGCGGAAAGATTTGCCACTCGTTATA GCAGTTAAGACTTTGTGGCAAAGCGTGGCTGATAAAACCGAACCGGCACCAGACAAATCGCAGTAG